One Mycolicibacterium rufum genomic window, TTACCACCGAGACCACCACCGCCACGCTGATCGCTCAACTGCGCGCGGTGCTCGACCTGACCAACACCGAGATCCAGGTCGCCGAGACCCGGATCACCCAGGCGCGCACCGACGCGGTCCGCCGCGAGCTCACCCAGAACGCCGAGAACGGCCGCGACCGCGCGGAGGCCATCGAGAAGGCGATCCGCGACCTCGGCGGGTTCCCCGACGTCATCGGCCCGTTCCTGGGTCGCGCCGCCGCAGCGGTCAAGGCCCTCACCGAGCAGGCCGAGCCGTTCGACGAGGCGCTGCTCGGGGACCTCGCGCTCGAGGATCAGCTGCTGGACCGGTCGCGCTACATCAAGGCGCTGGCCGTCGCGGCCAAGCGCAAGGACGTCGAGGACCTCGCCGAGCGTCTCATCACCGCGCACTCCGCGACGGTCAACTGGTTGACCACCGTGTTGGCCGAGGACGCCCTGGGCGGCCCGGCGGCGCTGCGCCGGACGCCGGTGCAGGCTGCTGCCGGTCTGACGGTCAAGCTGCTGAACCTCCCGTTCACCTGGTCGGTGCGGCGCGCCGAGCGGGCCGCCGAGGCGGTGCGGTCGGTCCGTCCCGCGTTCGGTGACCTCGTCGACCGCGGCGCGCGCAGCAGCGAGATCGCGGCCAAGGCGCTGGCCGGGGCCCGCAACTCGGCCCTGGAGGCCGCTGAGCGCATCACCCGCGAGCAGGGCGCCGAGGACGCTGCCGACGCCATCCACGCCGCGCGTGGTGCCGCGGGCGTCCTCGACAGCGGTGAACTGCCGATCGCGGACTACGACGAGCTGAATCAGACCGATGCCGTCGCCGCGGTCAAGGACCTGACCGAGGCGTCCGACATCCGCGTGATCGTCGCCTACGAGGAGGCGCACAAGAACCGTCAGCGCGTCGTGTCGGCCGCGCAGACCCGCCTGGCCGCCATCGCCCAGGAGGTCGTCGGCATCAGCTGACCCAACCCCGATACCGCCGGCGCGGACCGCTTCCCAGCGGCTCCGCGCCGGTGGTGTTTCAGGGTCCCCCGACGGGGTCACCTTGACGGCACGTCATCGTCTCGTTAGAGAATTTCTCATGACGTGTCGACGGGTGAGGGGGATCGGACGCTATGACCAGGGCTGAGCGGCCAGCCGTCGTGGTGACCGCGGTATCCGCGACGACGGCACTTGCTGCCGACGCCGAGGAAACGTGGGAAGCGCTGCGCAACGGCAAGAGCGGGATCACATCGATCAAGGACGAGCTCACCACCCCGTTCTTGGAGGGCCTCGAGCTGCCGGTGACGATCGGCGGCCGACTCCTCGAGGACTTCGACTCCCAACTCAACCGCGTGGAGATCCGCCGACTGTCCTACATGCAGAAGATGGCGCTGCTGCTCAACCGGCGGCTGTGGGCGGCCGCGGGCTCGCCCGAGGTGGACACCCGCCGGCTGCTGGTGTCGGTGAGCCACGCCTACGGCAGCACGCTGGATCTGTGGACCGGGTACGAGGAGTTCAAAGCGCGCGGGCTGCGCGCGATCTCGCCGCTGGCGGTGCAGATGCACATGCCCAACGCGCCTGCAGCCGCCGTCGGACTGGACCGGCAGGCCAAGGCCGGCGTCATCGCGCCCACCAGCGGCGACGCGTCCGGCGCGTCGGCGATCGCCGAGGCCTGGCGGCTGATCGCCCTCGGTGAGGCCGACGTCGCGATCTGCGGTGGCGTGGAGTCGCGCATCGAACCGCTGCCCATCGTGGCGTTCGACAACATGGGTCTGATGTCGCACCGCAACACCGACCCGGCCGCCGCCTGCCGCCCGTTCGACCGGGACCGCGACGGCATGGTGTTCGGCGAGGCGGGGGCGCTGCTGCTGCTCGAGACCGAGGAGCACGCCGCGGCGCGCGGCGCGACGATTCTGGGCCGGCTGCTGGGGGTGGGCACCACCTCCGACACCGTCGACATGATCGAGCCCGACCCCAGCGGCGAACTCGCCGCCGCGGCGTTCTCGCGGGCCCTGCAGTTGGCGGGACTGGCGGCGGCCGACGTGGACGTGGTGACCGCTCACGCCGCCGGGACCCGGGCCGGGGACCTGGCCGAAGCGCGGGCGATCCACACCGCCCTGGGCGGACACCGCCCCGCCGTGACGGCGCCGAAGGGTGCGTTGGGGCATTCGATGGGCGCCTCGGGTGCGGTCGGCGCCGTGATCACCGTGCAGTCGCTGCGTGACGGTGTGGTGGCGCCGACCCTGAACCACGAGAACGCCGACCCCGACGTCGATCTCGACGTCGTCGCGGGTGCGGAGCGCTCCGGCGACTATCGCTACGCCGTGTCGAACACGCTCGGCTTCGGTGGCCACAACGTCTCGCTGGTGTTCGCGAAGTCCTGACGCGTCACCGGTGTGCGCACCGCGCGGCGATAGTGTCCCCCTCGTGACGATTCCTTACGACGAGGCGCTGCGTGACCGGATCCGGACGCACCTGGCCGGCCATGTCCGCCGCACCGTCGAGGATCCGCAGAAGCGCCGCGCGTCGGTCGCGGTGGTGCTGGTGGACTCGGTGGTCGGCGAGGACCGCGTCGATCCTGCGCCCGTCGAGGACTGGATCGCCGGGCGCCCGATGCCCGAGGATCTCGACGGACGCATGATCGACGTGTCCGGCGGTGCCGCATTCCTGTTGTGTCGCAGGGCTTCTCGTCTGTCCTCGCATGCCGCCCAGTGGGCGTTGCCCGGCGGTCGGCTCGACCCCGGTGAGACCGCCGTCGAGGCGGCGCTGCGTGAGCTCGACGAGGAGGTCGGGGTGGCCCTGCCCGACTCGGCGGTGCTCGGCCTGCTCGACGACTACCCGACGCGCTCGGGGTACGTGATCACCCCGGTGGTGGTGTGGGGCGGGGGTCGTCTCGATCTCCGGCCGGCGCCTGACGAGGTGGTCGCGGTCTACCGGGTGGGGCTGCACCAGCTCCAGCGGGCCGACTCCCCGCGGTTCATCTCGATCGCCGAGAGCCCTCGCCCGGTCGTGCAGATCCCGTTGGGCAACGACCTCATCCACGCCCCGACCGGGGCGGTGCTGCTCCAGTTGCGGTGGTTGGGGCTGGAGGGGCGGCCGGACCCGGTCGATGGTCTGGAGCAGCCGGTTTTCGCCTGGAAATGACGCTTCGGAGTTTCCTGCCGCGCCCGGCCGGGTAGCCGGTGCTTCGTGACGATGACGCAGATCGCCGGCCGACACCGGCTCCCGGACAGGTCGGCCCACGCCGGCCCCCGGTGGGGTGCGGCGTCGATGGTCGCCGCGGCCGGTGTCACCGGCTGGTTGCTGGCCGTGATGGACGACGACGGGCCGCGCACCGTGACGGTCCAGACGCCGCCGGCGGCCGTATCCGCCCCCGCTGAGGCCATTCAGCGCGCGGGCCTGGTGACCGCCGTCTCGGCGACGTCGCTGACCACCACCGCCTCCGACGGCCAAGTCACCACCTTCCGGATCACCCCGGACACCGCCGCCATCACCCGGCCCGGCGCGTCGACCCCGTACGCGGCGACGTCCTTCGCGCCGTCCCAGCACGTTTTGGTCGTGGGCGTCGTCCACGACGGCGTTCCGGTGGCCACCGCGATCGCCGACCCGGCCGCCACCGGCCCCGCCGGCGCACCGATGGACTACGACCTTCCGGCCTGACCGGCTCTCGGCTCGTTGCCGACATCACACTGAAGCTGTTACGTTTGTGATGTTCTGTGTGATGTTCTGCCGTCGCAGTGAGGAGGCCGGTTGTGTCCACACCCCACCGGGCCGCCGGGAACGCGTCGCGGCGCGCCGAGATCGCCGAGTTCGTGAAGACCAAGGGCGCCGTCCGCATCGACGAGCTCGCCGACCAGTTCGGGGTCAGCACGATGA contains:
- a CDS encoding KasA/KasB family beta-ketoacyl-ACP synthase translates to MTRAERPAVVVTAVSATTALAADAEETWEALRNGKSGITSIKDELTTPFLEGLELPVTIGGRLLEDFDSQLNRVEIRRLSYMQKMALLLNRRLWAAAGSPEVDTRRLLVSVSHAYGSTLDLWTGYEEFKARGLRAISPLAVQMHMPNAPAAAVGLDRQAKAGVIAPTSGDASGASAIAEAWRLIALGEADVAICGGVESRIEPLPIVAFDNMGLMSHRNTDPAAACRPFDRDRDGMVFGEAGALLLLETEEHAAARGATILGRLLGVGTTSDTVDMIEPDPSGELAAAAFSRALQLAGLAAADVDVVTAHAAGTRAGDLAEARAIHTALGGHRPAVTAPKGALGHSMGASGAVGAVITVQSLRDGVVAPTLNHENADPDVDLDVVAGAERSGDYRYAVSNTLGFGGHNVSLVFAKS
- a CDS encoding NUDIX hydrolase, producing the protein MTIPYDEALRDRIRTHLAGHVRRTVEDPQKRRASVAVVLVDSVVGEDRVDPAPVEDWIAGRPMPEDLDGRMIDVSGGAAFLLCRRASRLSSHAAQWALPGGRLDPGETAVEAALRELDEEVGVALPDSAVLGLLDDYPTRSGYVITPVVVWGGGRLDLRPAPDEVVAVYRVGLHQLQRADSPRFISIAESPRPVVQIPLGNDLIHAPTGAVLLQLRWLGLEGRPDPVDGLEQPVFAWK